In Flavobacteriales bacterium, a single genomic region encodes these proteins:
- a CDS encoding autotransporter domain-containing protein, which translates to MKKLVLSIAALVAFSFSADAQTRKGTILLGAGSDLAETKITELEISPRIGFFVQDGVAIGAIVNFSSNSSESNDDQSQAGPNKKLNNSSSTLGAFVRYYVSNNVFAELGVSNTNTSNEHLDYITKSRQVLDANNNPVKDASGNDLYAVSNKKEKFDLTSSAMDLDLGLGYTLVFKEHFALEPYVKFNLQSGTEKVYDRDINVTGAGNEDDIKNTYKVIDRDFSGTNFRLGLNFSLFF; encoded by the coding sequence ATGAAAAAACTAGTTTTATCTATTGCTGCCTTGGTAGCATTTTCGTTCTCAGCAGACGCACAAACAAGAAAAGGAACTATCTTGTTAGGTGCAGGAAGTGATTTAGCTGAAACAAAAATTACTGAATTGGAGATTTCTCCAAGAATCGGATTCTTCGTGCAAGATGGAGTAGCTATTGGTGCAATAGTTAACTTTTCTAGCAATTCGAGTGAATCAAATGACGATCAATCTCAAGCAGGTCCTAACAAAAAATTGAACAATTCTTCATCTACTTTAGGTGCTTTTGTTCGTTACTATGTTTCAAACAACGTATTTGCAGAGCTTGGTGTTTCAAACACTAACACGAGTAATGAGCATTTAGACTACATTACTAAGTCACGTCAAGTATTAGATGCAAATAACAACCCTGTAAAAGATGCAAGTGGAAACGATTTGTATGCAGTGTCAAACAAGAAAGAAAAGTTTGACTTGACAAGTTCTGCTATGGATTTAGATCTTGGTCTTGGTTATACTTTGGTATTCAAAGAGCACTTTGCACTTGAGCCTTACGTAAAGTTTAACCTTCAGTCAGGTACAGAAAAAGTATATGATAGAGATATCAACGTTACCGGAGCTGGAAACGAAGATGATATTAAGAATACTTATAAAGTAATTGACAGAGATTTCTCTGGAACTAACTTTAGATTAGGATTAAACTTTAGCTTGTTCTTCTAG
- a CDS encoding ComEC family competence protein — translation MSKPKITYSFAQCEDSRLIIYWKNHLPKSTERYQITTQQREIKNRNLPNEFSFKNYLTKKGIYYQMTIHDSTQFALVKSETNLASFKRDIQNFIHALWEKNLHTETVQLLEAICFGNKSAMDQASISNFQKLGLMHLIAISGMHVAIIYQLIIFILSRSWLFGNKYRWIKTKHLITVLILLFYAWLCNFSPSVLRAIFMFSALFYSFHHRRPISSIYILIICGGTVLFFDPLQLFDMGFQFSYLATFGILIALPFVKRVEKLIPNKILKFLVISTLISLVVQLFLIPLLLFYFGQFPLWFWLFQIPALLLVTVLLVGGVLSILFLQIPILDRVISTLLDKLTHLLMALLHLGEQLPLHFLNFRIKSEFTIVFYYLILFLLFQLLVKFDFKKVKWLIITFAIFIGYHTIIDKLNSNIPLHFSYLDQKGLIIGIEKKYSMTLISNYSLDKNQKEKFKNYARYQNRTPFFKELKSTKEAAEYEKFKINSQDEQAQTIYFFNYCNENLTQDFPIIFQSNHSKFCISKNWNFKETSSPVSWGYTELNPQHSIIYIE, via the coding sequence GTGTCCAAACCAAAGATTACTTATTCTTTTGCACAGTGTGAGGATTCCCGATTAATCATTTATTGGAAAAATCATTTACCAAAAAGCACGGAACGCTATCAAATAACAACTCAACAGCGTGAAATAAAAAATAGAAACCTTCCAAATGAATTTTCATTCAAAAATTATTTGACCAAAAAAGGCATCTATTATCAAATGACTATTCACGATTCTACTCAGTTCGCTTTAGTAAAAAGTGAAACAAATCTGGCATCATTCAAAAGGGATATTCAAAATTTTATTCACGCTCTTTGGGAAAAAAATCTTCATACAGAAACTGTTCAACTTCTTGAAGCAATTTGTTTTGGAAATAAATCGGCAATGGATCAAGCGAGTATTTCCAATTTTCAAAAACTGGGACTCATGCACCTCATTGCAATTAGCGGTATGCATGTAGCAATTATTTATCAGTTGATTATTTTTATTCTTTCTCGATCTTGGCTCTTTGGTAACAAATATCGATGGATTAAAACAAAACATCTTATCACTGTCCTGATTCTGTTGTTTTATGCTTGGCTCTGCAATTTTTCACCCAGTGTTCTAAGGGCAATTTTCATGTTTTCGGCTTTGTTTTATTCCTTTCATCACCGTCGCCCCATTTCCTCCATCTATATCTTAATTATTTGTGGTGGAACTGTTCTATTTTTTGATCCATTACAGCTTTTTGATATGGGGTTTCAATTTAGCTATTTGGCTACTTTTGGAATTCTAATTGCGTTACCTTTTGTAAAAAGGGTGGAAAAACTCATTCCCAATAAAATTCTAAAATTTTTAGTGATAAGCACGCTCATCTCTTTAGTTGTTCAATTGTTTTTAATTCCTCTTTTACTCTTTTATTTCGGGCAATTTCCGCTGTGGTTTTGGCTCTTTCAGATTCCAGCCTTACTTTTGGTTACCGTTCTACTGGTGGGTGGTGTATTGAGTATTTTATTCTTACAAATACCCATTTTAGATAGAGTAATTTCTACTTTGTTGGATAAACTTACTCATCTGTTAATGGCTTTATTACATTTGGGTGAACAACTTCCTTTACATTTCTTAAACTTTAGGATCAAATCAGAATTTACAATAGTATTCTACTACCTTATTCTTTTTTTACTTTTTCAATTATTGGTCAAATTTGACTTTAAAAAGGTAAAATGGCTGATTATTACTTTTGCTATTTTCATAGGTTATCATACTATTATCGATAAACTCAACAGTAATATTCCTTTACATTTTAGTTATTTAGATCAAAAAGGGCTGATTATAGGGATCGAAAAAAAATATAGTATGACTTTAATTTCTAATTATTCATTGGACAAAAATCAAAAAGAGAAATTTAAGAATTATGCTCGCTATCAAAACAGAACACCTTTTTTTAAGGAACTAAAAAGTACGAAAGAAGCTGCTGAATATGAAAAATTCAAAATTAACTCTCAAGATGAACAAGCACAGACAATCTATTTTTTCAACTATTGCAATGAAAATTTGACACAAGATTTCCCGATCATTTTCCAGAGTAATCATTCAAAATTTTGTATTTCAAAAAATTGGAACTTCAAAGAAACAAGCTCTCCGGTGTCTTGGGGATACACAGAATTAAATCCTCAGCATTCTATTATTTATATAGAGTAG
- the leuS gene encoding leucine--tRNA ligase — protein MEYNFREIEKKWSKTWEENQVYRVENQSDKPKFYVLDMFPYPSGAGLHVGHPLGYIASDIYARFKRLKGFNVLHPMGYDAFGLPAEQYAIQTGQHPAVSTEKNTTRYREQLDKIGFSFDWSRSFKTCDEKYYQWTQWIFLKLFGSWYDAKAKKAKSIGELIAHFEENGSEGIIANASFEGQFSAQEWKSMSEKEQEDILQQFRLAFRSLDYVNWCPALGTVLANDEVKEGLSERGGHPVEKRKMWGWSLRVSAYADRLLQGLDQVDWTDSLKEQQKNWIGKSKGAQVIFDVDGHEDVQIEVFTTRPDTIFGVTFMTLAPESELVEKITTKDYQKEVEAYITQAKNKSERERQADVKNISGVFTGAFAKHPLTGENIPIWVGDYVLGSYGTGAVMAVPAHDSRDFAFANHFRIPVKQVISADGSIATLLEEAFESKNGILVNSGDFDGLKVKDGASQIVKIFNEKGIGKWKTNYRLRDAVFSRQRYWGEPIPMYIENDMPKPFPEEELPLILAEVDEYKPTAEGLAPLARNKDWKRNGLPIEPNTMPGWAGSSWYFFRYMDPDNTEEFASKEALDYWQQVDLYLGGSEHATGHLIYSRFWTKFLFDLGLVPMDEPFKKLFNQGMILGRSSFAHRIKGTNQFVSYDLKDDYDTAPIHADVAMVENDVLDTEAFKNWREDLADATFILNEKGQFLCGSEVEKMSKSKYNVVNPDDIIFDHGADTLRMYEMFLGPLDQSKPWNTQGISGVSNFLKKFWRLYHEGEQFQVSDAEPTAEELKILHKTIGKIEQDVEAFSLNTSISTFMIATNDLQKLKCNKKAILAPLLVVMAPFAPFITEELWAKMGNTHSVHQAEYPVYQEALTKDSTAKYAVAFNGKVRFQLEVEAGLSKEAVEKLAREHEKTPNYIGDKQVRKVIVVPNKMVNIVIG, from the coding sequence ATGGAGTACAATTTTAGAGAAATTGAAAAGAAATGGTCAAAAACTTGGGAAGAAAACCAAGTTTATCGAGTAGAAAACCAATCTGATAAACCTAAATTTTATGTCTTAGATATGTTTCCTTATCCTTCTGGTGCAGGATTACATGTTGGGCATCCATTAGGGTATATTGCTTCAGATATTTATGCACGTTTCAAGAGACTGAAAGGTTTTAACGTACTTCATCCTATGGGTTATGATGCTTTTGGCCTTCCTGCTGAGCAATATGCTATTCAGACAGGGCAACATCCCGCAGTTTCTACCGAAAAAAATACCACAAGATATCGTGAGCAATTGGATAAAATCGGATTTTCATTTGACTGGAGCCGTTCATTCAAAACTTGTGATGAAAAATACTACCAGTGGACCCAATGGATTTTTCTTAAACTTTTTGGATCTTGGTATGATGCCAAAGCTAAAAAGGCGAAGTCGATAGGAGAGCTAATCGCTCATTTTGAAGAGAATGGAAGTGAAGGAATTATTGCTAATGCAAGTTTTGAAGGACAATTTTCTGCCCAAGAGTGGAAATCTATGTCTGAAAAAGAGCAAGAAGATATTCTTCAGCAGTTCCGACTCGCATTTCGATCTTTGGATTATGTAAACTGGTGTCCTGCTTTGGGAACAGTATTAGCAAATGATGAGGTAAAGGAAGGGCTTTCGGAGCGTGGAGGTCATCCCGTTGAAAAAAGAAAAATGTGGGGTTGGTCTTTGAGAGTATCTGCTTATGCTGATAGACTTTTACAAGGTTTGGATCAAGTAGATTGGACAGATTCACTAAAAGAGCAACAGAAAAACTGGATCGGAAAATCGAAAGGTGCTCAGGTTATTTTTGATGTAGATGGACACGAAGATGTACAGATAGAAGTGTTTACTACACGACCTGATACCATTTTTGGAGTGACCTTTATGACTTTGGCTCCTGAAAGCGAATTGGTAGAAAAAATTACTACCAAGGATTATCAAAAGGAAGTAGAAGCGTATATCACTCAAGCCAAAAATAAATCTGAAAGAGAAAGACAGGCCGACGTAAAAAATATCTCTGGAGTATTCACAGGGGCTTTTGCTAAGCACCCACTTACGGGTGAAAATATCCCAATTTGGGTAGGAGATTATGTTTTAGGTTCTTATGGAACGGGTGCCGTGATGGCAGTACCTGCTCATGATTCTCGAGATTTTGCTTTTGCTAATCATTTCAGAATTCCTGTAAAACAAGTTATTTCTGCGGATGGAAGTATTGCAACCTTGCTAGAAGAAGCTTTTGAAAGTAAAAATGGAATTTTGGTAAATTCAGGAGATTTTGATGGGCTAAAAGTAAAGGATGGTGCTTCACAAATTGTAAAGATCTTTAACGAAAAAGGAATTGGAAAATGGAAAACGAATTACCGTTTGAGAGATGCTGTTTTTAGCCGCCAGCGTTATTGGGGAGAACCAATTCCTATGTATATTGAAAACGACATGCCTAAGCCATTTCCAGAGGAAGAACTTCCATTGATTTTGGCAGAAGTAGATGAATATAAACCTACTGCTGAAGGACTAGCGCCTTTGGCTAGAAATAAGGATTGGAAAAGAAACGGACTACCAATAGAGCCGAACACCATGCCAGGTTGGGCAGGTTCGTCTTGGTATTTTTTCCGTTATATGGATCCAGACAATACCGAAGAATTTGCTTCAAAAGAAGCTTTGGATTATTGGCAACAGGTCGATCTTTATTTAGGAGGATCAGAACATGCCACAGGACATTTGATTTATTCTAGATTTTGGACAAAATTTTTATTTGATTTAGGCTTGGTTCCAATGGATGAACCTTTCAAAAAATTGTTTAATCAAGGAATGATTCTTGGACGATCAAGTTTTGCTCATCGTATTAAAGGAACCAATCAGTTTGTGTCTTATGATTTAAAGGATGATTACGATACCGCACCCATTCATGCAGATGTGGCTATGGTGGAGAACGATGTGTTAGACACAGAAGCCTTTAAGAACTGGCGAGAAGATTTGGCAGATGCTACATTTATTCTCAATGAAAAAGGTCAATTCCTTTGTGGTTCAGAAGTAGAAAAGATGTCTAAATCGAAATACAATGTGGTTAATCCAGACGATATTATTTTCGATCATGGAGCAGACACTTTAAGAATGTATGAGATGTTTTTGGGTCCTCTAGATCAATCAAAACCATGGAATACTCAAGGAATCTCAGGAGTTTCAAATTTCTTAAAGAAGTTTTGGAGACTTTATCATGAAGGTGAGCAATTCCAAGTTTCGGATGCAGAACCTACTGCCGAAGAACTAAAAATACTTCATAAAACCATTGGGAAGATTGAGCAAGATGTTGAAGCTTTTTCACTCAATACCTCGATTTCTACTTTTATGATCGCCACTAATGATCTTCAGAAATTGAAGTGTAATAAAAAAGCCATCTTAGCACCATTATTAGTCGTAATGGCTCCTTTTGCTCCTTTTATTACAGAAGAACTTTGGGCAAAAATGGGAAATACCCATTCTGTTCATCAAGCAGAATACCCAGTGTACCAAGAGGCACTCACAAAAGACAGCACAGCAAAATATGCGGTTGCTTTTAACGGTAAAGTGAGGTTTCAGTTAGAAGTGGAAGCTGGATTAAGCAAAGAAGCAGTAGAAAAACTCGCTAGAGAACACGAAAAAACTCCAAATTATATTGGCGACAAACAAGTGAGAAAAGTTATTGTTGTACCCAATAAGATGGTGAATATTGTGATTGGGTAA
- a CDS encoding helix-turn-helix domain-containing protein, whose translation MEQIISIVVLPFVNLSPDGQNESLVDSMTGDLIINLSKINGLKVTSKQSSFYYKNRNIPLDEISKKLGVKVVLEGSIQILDGRIKVSASLVQASEDFLFWSDIWERKIDDFFRVQDELSEEIAQKLQEQIGHFEIRNNFLEHPERDLKLHKIYLEAKNKSNQWNPQGVLESIVLFEEILDSNPQYIEAHIGIADAYSFLAVTRFMNIKEAWAKVNLHGQMAKQIDPNHAGVYYILANVCFFDKMDFASSLRYAKKAVKLQSNHSEALQFLVFLYSISGACDLAYKYLEKVQDCDPFSSENLFYQAFLHYRNNEFDKALKGFNQCLNDNPHNIPAYFQKGFTLLALNKAQEMLDWINKMPSEIQVLGDIKGLKCLAYILLDEKGNTQKALQELKEDSQNHLAHQEHSYWFLTEVLQGYYDEAFDWLDQLIRIQSPIVLIYFGDTFGSRLSADIRYKEYHKLLFSAVEDLENEKVKKLLSESETENARLKLESYLQEEDPFLNPKMSLRHTAQYIGIHPNQLSWLINNYYAKNFNVFVNEYRIERFIKLAKDTRNQHISLLGLAFESGFNSKSSFNTFFKKIKGCTPKEFLMNNKNTF comes from the coding sequence ATGGAACAAATCATTTCTATAGTTGTCTTACCTTTTGTGAACTTGAGTCCAGATGGTCAAAATGAGTCTTTGGTCGATAGTATGACTGGAGACTTAATCATCAATTTGTCTAAAATTAATGGATTAAAAGTAACCTCTAAACAATCATCTTTTTATTATAAGAATAGAAATATTCCATTGGATGAAATATCAAAAAAATTGGGGGTAAAGGTTGTACTAGAAGGAAGTATTCAGATTTTAGACGGAAGAATTAAAGTGAGTGCTAGTTTGGTACAGGCTTCAGAAGATTTTCTTTTTTGGTCAGATATATGGGAAAGAAAAATAGATGATTTTTTTAGAGTTCAAGATGAACTGAGTGAAGAAATTGCCCAAAAACTTCAAGAACAAATAGGTCATTTTGAAATTCGAAATAACTTTTTAGAACACCCTGAAAGAGACCTAAAGTTGCACAAAATCTATTTAGAAGCAAAAAATAAATCCAACCAATGGAACCCACAAGGCGTTTTGGAATCTATTGTGCTCTTTGAAGAAATTTTGGACAGTAATCCACAATATATAGAAGCTCATATAGGAATTGCTGATGCGTATAGTTTTCTAGCAGTTACTCGGTTTATGAATATCAAAGAAGCTTGGGCAAAGGTGAACCTTCATGGGCAAATGGCAAAGCAAATAGATCCAAATCATGCAGGAGTTTATTATATTTTAGCGAATGTGTGTTTTTTCGATAAAATGGATTTTGCTTCTTCTTTGCGATACGCAAAAAAAGCGGTAAAACTACAGTCTAATCATTCAGAAGCCTTACAATTTTTGGTTTTTTTGTATTCTATTTCAGGAGCATGCGATTTGGCATATAAATATTTAGAAAAGGTTCAAGACTGTGATCCATTTAGCTCAGAGAATCTTTTTTATCAAGCATTTTTGCATTACCGAAACAATGAGTTTGACAAAGCTTTGAAAGGCTTTAATCAATGTTTGAATGATAATCCTCATAATATTCCAGCTTATTTCCAAAAAGGATTTACACTTTTGGCACTTAATAAAGCTCAAGAAATGTTGGATTGGATCAATAAAATGCCATCGGAAATACAAGTTTTGGGAGATATAAAAGGACTCAAATGCTTGGCATATATTCTACTGGATGAAAAAGGAAATACTCAAAAAGCCCTTCAAGAACTCAAAGAGGATTCTCAAAATCATTTGGCTCATCAAGAGCACAGTTATTGGTTTTTGACTGAGGTATTGCAAGGCTATTATGATGAAGCATTTGATTGGTTGGATCAATTAATAAGGATTCAATCTCCAATTGTTTTGATTTATTTTGGCGATACTTTTGGTAGTCGACTTTCAGCAGATATACGATATAAAGAGTATCATAAATTGTTGTTCTCTGCGGTGGAGGATTTAGAGAATGAAAAAGTGAAAAAATTGCTTTCTGAATCTGAAACAGAAAATGCAAGATTAAAACTGGAGTCCTATCTGCAAGAAGAAGATCCTTTTTTAAATCCAAAAATGTCATTACGTCATACCGCTCAATACATAGGCATTCACCCAAACCAATTATCTTGGTTAATCAACAATTATTATGCAAAGAACTTTAATGTATTTGTGAATGAATATCGAATAGAACGATTTATAAAATTGGCAAAAGATACAAGGAATCAGCATATTTCTCTTTTGGGATTAGCATTTGAAAGTGGATTTAATTCTAAAAGCTCTTTTAATACCTTTTTCAAGAAAATTAAGGGCTGCACACCAAAAGAATTCTTGATGAATAATAAAAACACGTTTTAG
- a CDS encoding NAD(P)-dependent alcohol dehydrogenase — protein sequence MKAVVATGYGSPDVLECKLIAKPQPKSNEILVKVKAACVTRADTMMRTGKPLIGRLFTGLIKPSKSVPGAGFSGVIEAVGDQVSLFKVGDEVFGESASRYDCQAEYLCTSEDSLVLKKPENLDFSEASTYGDGPVTSYNFLKILGEVNASKSILINGASGSLGMAAIQIGKYYGAHITAVCSAKNKSLVVSLGADEVIDYRKTDVSKILEKYDIIYDTVGNLSFSMMKNQLTDKGILMTPVLDFGILCSSILRKNPKKKRVIFSATGLKKDRELILYMQEIVKIFEARKLKTIIDRQYPIEKISDAHRYIDTGRKKGNVVLLLGS from the coding sequence ATGAAAGCAGTTGTTGCCACAGGTTATGGTTCTCCAGATGTTTTGGAGTGTAAATTGATTGCAAAACCACAACCAAAATCTAATGAAATCTTAGTGAAAGTAAAAGCCGCTTGCGTCACAAGAGCTGACACCATGATGCGTACAGGTAAACCACTTATTGGTAGATTGTTTACGGGTTTGATAAAACCGAGCAAGTCTGTTCCCGGTGCTGGTTTTTCGGGAGTTATAGAAGCTGTCGGAGATCAAGTTAGCCTATTCAAAGTAGGCGACGAGGTATTTGGCGAATCTGCCAGTCGATACGATTGTCAAGCCGAGTATTTGTGTACCTCAGAAGATTCTTTGGTGTTAAAAAAGCCTGAAAATCTTGATTTTTCTGAAGCATCCACTTATGGGGATGGACCTGTTACTTCCTACAATTTTCTAAAGATATTGGGAGAGGTGAATGCTAGCAAATCTATCTTAATCAATGGGGCTTCGGGGAGTTTAGGAATGGCAGCTATTCAAATAGGTAAATATTACGGAGCTCATATTACCGCAGTCTGTAGTGCCAAAAACAAATCCTTGGTCGTGTCATTAGGAGCAGATGAAGTAATCGATTATCGAAAAACCGATGTATCAAAAATTCTTGAAAAATATGATATTATTTATGATACAGTGGGAAATTTGAGTTTTTCGATGATGAAAAACCAATTGACCGATAAGGGAATACTAATGACCCCCGTTTTGGATTTTGGAATTTTGTGTTCCTCTATTTTGAGAAAAAATCCCAAGAAAAAAAGAGTAATTTTTTCTGCAACAGGACTCAAAAAAGATCGAGAATTAATTTTGTATATGCAGGAAATTGTCAAAATATTTGAGGCAAGAAAATTAAAAACCATTATCGATAGACAATACCCAATAGAAAAGATCAGTGATGCCCACCGCTATATTGATACAGGGCGAAAAAAGGGGAATGTTGTTTTGTTGCTTGGTAGTTAA